In Paroedura picta isolate Pp20150507F chromosome 12, Ppicta_v3.0, whole genome shotgun sequence, one DNA window encodes the following:
- the DRC12 gene encoding dynein regulatory complex protein 12 isoform X2 produces the protein MAANTDCCLAMQGSLSCANQDRLSETQVVLLPPCRLTSAKTSLNVSCWGNWQQPLKTSAVCCSGCKGVTKMSPVKKGKGKKGGKQKKVEVADEESYRKKTLEVETLKQHLVLQRDVTRHAMADSEGLKQRLAELEKELGEARGDKQDIYEEMIREFQQLQRRTDRRIQRLEAETQSLQEQLAVCQEDVRQSRAEKEKMQEEKEEAIAKAQRKIDEMETEYEKILHGCLDLVLSKLEAAKLGWEEEATTLHLEYKDRLKEFGLNPQEV, from the exons ATGGCAGCAAACACAGACTGTTGCCTAGCAATGCAAGGATCCCTGTCCTGTGCCAATCAGGATAGGCTCTCAGAAACCCAGGTAGTTCTTCTGCCTCCTTGCCGATTGACTTCTGCAAAAACCAGTTTGAATGTTTCCTGCTGggggaactggcagcagcctCTGAAGACCTCAGCAGTTTGCTGTTCAG GCTGCAAAGGAGTTACCAAAATGAGCCCCGTGAAGAAAGGAAAaggcaaaaaaggaggaaaacagaAGAAGGTGGAGGTAGCAG ATGAAGAAAGCtacaggaaaaaaaccctggaggttGAGACCCTGAAGCAGCACCTTG TTCTCCAGAGGGATGTGACCAGACACGCAATGGCTGACAGTGAAGGCCTGAAGCAGAGGCTGGCAGAGCTGGAGAAAGAACTGGGGGAGGCTCGAGGGGACAAACAAGATATTTACGAAG AGATGATCCGGGAGTTTCAACAACTTCAGCGCCGGACCGATCGTCGGATACAGCGTTTAGAAGCGGAGACTCAGAGCCTGCAGGAACAGCTTG CTGTTTGCCAAGAGGATGTGCGCCAAAGCCGAGCTGAAAAGGAAAAGatgcaggaagagaaggaagaggcgaTCGCTAAGGCGCAACGCAAGATCGACGAGATGGAAACAGAATATGAAAAAATCCTGCAT GGCTGCTTAGACCTTGTGCTGTCCAAGCTGGAGGCTGCCAAACTCGGCTGGGAGGAAGAGGCAACGACCCTCCACTTGGAGTATAAGGACCGGCTGAAGGAGTTTGGACTCAACCCACAGGAGGTCTGA
- the NHERF4 gene encoding Na(+)/H(+) exchange regulatory cofactor NHE-RF4 isoform X2 codes for MKQKDGLPDATELTSKFEFNPKDGIDNPALSLAEDSEPEGALQPRFCFLKKEEGESFGFWLHRELGNSGHLVRQVKPGSLAHRRGLRESDRILEVNGVHVDDMEHFQVVWKIKSSGKQVLLTVLDGNAYSLAKALGRNLAQLLPAYNRPRLCCLAKSQNGFGFSVSAPEGVKGVFRVSVVRNGPAETAGVPDGSWLLELNGMSVKNWTQARLNKKLKQSPSPMGLLVSDAESEEFYRQRNIPITAALADSAWLPFEVRKLQMTRGPDGYGFLLKEETRSSGKRGQFMREVDAGLPADKAGMRDGDRLLGVNGESVEELGHHGVVFKIRADSEQVTLLVIDAEGSKFFDLVGVSPLIFYDDQVAPSGLHATHNSSCPSLGQENSTPRPLDVDLQRNARPPGGGPWDFSKEEQSQPF; via the exons ATGAAGCAGAAGGACG GACTTCCGGATGCCACAGAGTTAACCTC GAAATTTGAATTTAACCCGAAAGATGGGATCGACAACCCAGCCCTTTCGCTGGCAGAGGACTCGG agccAGAAGGAGCTTTGCAGCCGCGCTTCTGCTTTCTGAAGAAAGAGGAGGGTGAGAGCTTTGGCTTCTGGCTGCATCGAGAGCTGGGCAACAGCGGGCATCTCGTGCGGCAAGTGAAGCCGGGGAGCCTGGCCCACCGCAGAGGGCTGAGGGAAAGCGACCGGATTCTTGAGGTGAACGGCGTGCACGTTGATGACATGGAGCATTTTCAG GTGGTGTGGAAGATCAAGAGCAGCGGCAAGCAGGTCTTGCTGACCGTCCTGGATGGAAATGCCTACAGCCTGGCCAAAGCCCTTGGCCGGAACCTGGCCCAGCTCCTGCCCGCTTACAACCGGCCGCGGCTGTGCTGCCTGGCCAAGAGCCAGAATGGCTTCGGCTTCAGTGTTTCTGCTCCAGAAG GCGTGAAAGGCGTCTTCCGAGTGTCCGTGGTGAGGAACGGTCCAGCTGAAACGGCAGGGGTGCCAGACGGGTCCTGGCTGCTGGAGCTCAATGGCATGAGCGTGAAAAACTGGACTCAGGCCAGGCTGAACAAAAAG CTCAAGCAAAGCCCCAGCCCCATGGGACTCTTGGTGTCGGACGCGGAGTCAGAAGAGTTCTACCGACAGCGCAACATCCCCATCACGGCCGCCCTGGCAGACAGCGCCTGGCTCCCCTTCGAAGTGCGGAAGCTGCAGATGACCAGAGGGCCCGACGGGTACGGCTTCTTGCTGAAAGAAGAGACACGCAGCTCAGGGAAGAGGG GCCAGTTTATGAGGGAGGTGGATGCCGGGTTGCCGGCGGACAAGGCAGGGATGAGGGATGGAGATCGGCTCCTGGGCGTGAACGGAGAGAGCGTGGAAGAGCTCGGTCACCACGGAGTGGTCTTCAAGATCCGAGCGGACAGCGAGCAGGTGACGTTGCTGGTCATCGACGCAGAAGGCAGCAAGTTCTTCGATTTG GTTGGAGTGTCCCCTCTCATTTTCTACGATGACCAAGTCGCCCCGTCAGGATTGCACGCCACCCACAATTCCTCTTGTCCCAGCCTGGGTCAGGAAAACAGCACTCCTCGCCCTCTCGATGTGGACCTCCAGCGCAATGCACGGCCTCCCGGAGGTGGCCCATGGGACTTCTCCAAAGAG GAGCAGAGCCAGCCCTTCTAG
- the NHERF4 gene encoding Na(+)/H(+) exchange regulatory cofactor NHE-RF4 isoform X1, with protein sequence MNGYRIRLACIPPALGYSSLRTQTSVGSQSGLPDATELTSKFEFNPKDGIDNPALSLAEDSEPEGALQPRFCFLKKEEGESFGFWLHRELGNSGHLVRQVKPGSLAHRRGLRESDRILEVNGVHVDDMEHFQVVWKIKSSGKQVLLTVLDGNAYSLAKALGRNLAQLLPAYNRPRLCCLAKSQNGFGFSVSAPEGVKGVFRVSVVRNGPAETAGVPDGSWLLELNGMSVKNWTQARLNKKLKQSPSPMGLLVSDAESEEFYRQRNIPITAALADSAWLPFEVRKLQMTRGPDGYGFLLKEETRSSGKRGQFMREVDAGLPADKAGMRDGDRLLGVNGESVEELGHHGVVFKIRADSEQVTLLVIDAEGSKFFDLVGVSPLIFYDDQVAPSGLHATHNSSCPSLGQENSTPRPLDVDLQRNARPPGGGPWDFSKEEQSQPF encoded by the exons ATGAATGGTTACAGGATCAGGCTCGCCTGCATTCCTCCAGCCCTGGGATATTCCTCCCTTCGTACCCAAACTTCAGTGGGAAGCCAAAGTG GACTTCCGGATGCCACAGAGTTAACCTC GAAATTTGAATTTAACCCGAAAGATGGGATCGACAACCCAGCCCTTTCGCTGGCAGAGGACTCGG agccAGAAGGAGCTTTGCAGCCGCGCTTCTGCTTTCTGAAGAAAGAGGAGGGTGAGAGCTTTGGCTTCTGGCTGCATCGAGAGCTGGGCAACAGCGGGCATCTCGTGCGGCAAGTGAAGCCGGGGAGCCTGGCCCACCGCAGAGGGCTGAGGGAAAGCGACCGGATTCTTGAGGTGAACGGCGTGCACGTTGATGACATGGAGCATTTTCAG GTGGTGTGGAAGATCAAGAGCAGCGGCAAGCAGGTCTTGCTGACCGTCCTGGATGGAAATGCCTACAGCCTGGCCAAAGCCCTTGGCCGGAACCTGGCCCAGCTCCTGCCCGCTTACAACCGGCCGCGGCTGTGCTGCCTGGCCAAGAGCCAGAATGGCTTCGGCTTCAGTGTTTCTGCTCCAGAAG GCGTGAAAGGCGTCTTCCGAGTGTCCGTGGTGAGGAACGGTCCAGCTGAAACGGCAGGGGTGCCAGACGGGTCCTGGCTGCTGGAGCTCAATGGCATGAGCGTGAAAAACTGGACTCAGGCCAGGCTGAACAAAAAG CTCAAGCAAAGCCCCAGCCCCATGGGACTCTTGGTGTCGGACGCGGAGTCAGAAGAGTTCTACCGACAGCGCAACATCCCCATCACGGCCGCCCTGGCAGACAGCGCCTGGCTCCCCTTCGAAGTGCGGAAGCTGCAGATGACCAGAGGGCCCGACGGGTACGGCTTCTTGCTGAAAGAAGAGACACGCAGCTCAGGGAAGAGGG GCCAGTTTATGAGGGAGGTGGATGCCGGGTTGCCGGCGGACAAGGCAGGGATGAGGGATGGAGATCGGCTCCTGGGCGTGAACGGAGAGAGCGTGGAAGAGCTCGGTCACCACGGAGTGGTCTTCAAGATCCGAGCGGACAGCGAGCAGGTGACGTTGCTGGTCATCGACGCAGAAGGCAGCAAGTTCTTCGATTTG GTTGGAGTGTCCCCTCTCATTTTCTACGATGACCAAGTCGCCCCGTCAGGATTGCACGCCACCCACAATTCCTCTTGTCCCAGCCTGGGTCAGGAAAACAGCACTCCTCGCCCTCTCGATGTGGACCTCCAGCGCAATGCACGGCCTCCCGGAGGTGGCCCATGGGACTTCTCCAAAGAG GAGCAGAGCCAGCCCTTCTAG
- the DRC12 gene encoding dynein regulatory complex protein 12 isoform X1, whose translation MAANTDCCLAMQGSLSCANQDRLSETQVVLLPPCRLTSAKTSLNVSCWGNWQQPLKTSAVCCSGCKGVTKMSPVKKGKGKKGGKQKKVEVADEESYRKKTLEVETLKQHLVLQRDVTRHAMADSEGLKQRLAELEKELGEARGDKQDIYEEMIREFQQLQRRTDRRIQRLEAETQSLQEQLAAVCQEDVRQSRAEKEKMQEEKEEAIAKAQRKIDEMETEYEKILHGCLDLVLSKLEAAKLGWEEEATTLHLEYKDRLKEFGLNPQEV comes from the exons ATGGCAGCAAACACAGACTGTTGCCTAGCAATGCAAGGATCCCTGTCCTGTGCCAATCAGGATAGGCTCTCAGAAACCCAGGTAGTTCTTCTGCCTCCTTGCCGATTGACTTCTGCAAAAACCAGTTTGAATGTTTCCTGCTGggggaactggcagcagcctCTGAAGACCTCAGCAGTTTGCTGTTCAG GCTGCAAAGGAGTTACCAAAATGAGCCCCGTGAAGAAAGGAAAaggcaaaaaaggaggaaaacagaAGAAGGTGGAGGTAGCAG ATGAAGAAAGCtacaggaaaaaaaccctggaggttGAGACCCTGAAGCAGCACCTTG TTCTCCAGAGGGATGTGACCAGACACGCAATGGCTGACAGTGAAGGCCTGAAGCAGAGGCTGGCAGAGCTGGAGAAAGAACTGGGGGAGGCTCGAGGGGACAAACAAGATATTTACGAAG AGATGATCCGGGAGTTTCAACAACTTCAGCGCCGGACCGATCGTCGGATACAGCGTTTAGAAGCGGAGACTCAGAGCCTGCAGGAACAGCTTG CAGCTGTTTGCCAAGAGGATGTGCGCCAAAGCCGAGCTGAAAAGGAAAAGatgcaggaagagaaggaagaggcgaTCGCTAAGGCGCAACGCAAGATCGACGAGATGGAAACAGAATATGAAAAAATCCTGCAT GGCTGCTTAGACCTTGTGCTGTCCAAGCTGGAGGCTGCCAAACTCGGCTGGGAGGAAGAGGCAACGACCCTCCACTTGGAGTATAAGGACCGGCTGAAGGAGTTTGGACTCAACCCACAGGAGGTCTGA